The Synechococcus sp. RS9916 DNA segment TCAATGCCGAGGACCGCCAGGTGGACCTACGCCTGGAGGTGGCACCGGATCTGCCGGAAGTGCTGGGCAACTGGGATCTGATTCTGCAGGTGCTCGACAACCTGGTGGGCAACGCCCTCAAGTTCAGCCGACCGGGAGGGCCGCTCATGCTCCGGGCCTACGCCTGGCCCGACAGCTGCGAGGTGAAGGACCAGGCCATCGTGGGCAGTGAAGGCCCCACCTGCGCGCTCACCTCCCCTTTACCGAAGCTGCGCATTGAAATCGCCGACACCGGCTGTGGCATCAGTGAAGCGGATCAACAGCGTATCTTCGATCGGTTTTACAGAGTCGAAAACGCTGTGCACACCGAAGTGGGGACAGGCCTCGGACTCTCGATCGTGCGCGGAATCATCGAGAAACACGGCAGCCAGGTGTTCATGGTCAGCGAACCCGACGTCGGCACCACCTTCTGGTTCGACCTTCCCTTAGCCGCTGCCGACCAGGACGAGCTGGCGCTTCAAGCGGAACGCCAGAACCGACGGCAACAGGCCGACCTCGAAGAGCAACTCAGCTCCTGAGGGCCATCAGGCGTCGGGATTCACACCGCGGACAATCCGCGACAGCTCGCTGCGCTCATCGGTGGTGATCCGGTGCGGAACACCACTAATGATGCGCTCGAAGTTAGAGAAGGAGTCCTTGATCTCCGGACCATTGCCCGTGATCACGAATTCACGGATGCCTTTGTCGTGCCAAGAGCCACGCATCTTGAACACGTTGAGAGCACGAGCCATCTCACCGTGGATCTCCACGTACTGAAGCATCAAGATCGTGTCGGTGATGGTGGAAATATGAGAGTCGGTAATCGAATGACTCCCCATAAATTCCTCCGATGTGTTCGTAAAGAAACCAGCGATTTCTTCCTGCTTGGCATACCCAGTGACCCCGATCACAAACTGGCGGAAGGCGTTATGGCTTACACCTCGGGCAAGAGCCGATAGAGAGTCGATCGCCATCCGAGACGGCTTGAACTGATTGATCTCCGTCTTGATGATCTGGAGGTGATCCTCAAGGCCCGTGGATTCGGGATAGGCACAGATAATCTTCAGCAGCCCATCCTGCTCCATCTGCTCAAAATCAATTCCCCAACTTGTGGCGTTGCGCAGCAACTGGGCCCGCGACTCCTCATAGGCAAAGAGGATGGCTCGCTCCTTATTGCGGCAGGCATCCTCAATGAATTTCGACACCAGCAAGGTCTTGCCCGTACCGGTGGCGCCGGTGGCCAGAATGATCGAATCCTTGAAGAATCCTCCGCCACACATATCGTCGAGTCGCTGCACGCCTGAGCTGACGCGCACGTTGGACGACCGCTGCGTCAGACGCATGGCCCCAAGTGGGAAGATGCTGATGCCGTGGGCGCCCATGGTGAAGGGAAACTCACCCTTCATGTGCGTGGTACCGCGCAGCTTGAGGATTTCAACCGTGCGGCGACGGCGCTCACCCTCCAGCACATTGCGGAGAATCACGACATTGTCGGACACGAATTCCTCAACCCCATAACGGGCAATGGGGCCGTATTCATCAATGCGCTCGGTGGTCATCACCGTGGTGACCCCGATTTCCTTGAGACGGGCAATCAGCCGGAAGATCTCGCGTCGCACCACGAACACAGCGTCATACTGCTGGAACACAGCCGTGATCGAGTCAATGGCCACCCGCTTGGCCTTGTATTTGCGGATGGCGTAATTAATGCGCTCAATCAGGCCTGAGAGGTCAAAACTACCGGCAACATCCTGACCATCAGGATCCGGAGAGGCGTCGAGGATGAAGAGCTTATCCTGCTCCACCATCTCCTGAAGATTCCAGCCAAAACTGGCCGCATTGCGAAGAATATCGAGCGGCGACTCTTCAAACGTGACAAAAATCCCAGGCTCATCGAAATGGGCGATGCCGTTGTGCAGAAAATGCAGCGAAAAAACCGTTTTTCCTGTGCCAGAGGTGCCGCTGATCAGCGTGCTACGCCCAATCGGCAAACCGCCATGGCAGACATCATCAAAGCCCTCGATCCCTGTCGGGAGCTTCTGAACCTGCATCTGAGGAGAGCCCGTGGATCCTGAGATCTTCATGACGTCACTGGATTACTCGAACGTTAATCAGAGGAAAGAGACTTGGCCGAATGACCACGAATCGTCTTAAGAATCTGTCGACACCATGTCTTCATCTGACAACGAATCCCTGAATGAAGAACCCAGTCCGGAGTCGGTCAACTCGTCATAGAGAAGATCGAGACCAATCAGGACTCGCTCACGGTCGGAGAGATCGCCGATAATTCGCCGCACGGGCGGCGGCAAAATCTTCGAAAGCGTCGGCGTCGCAAGAATCTTGTCTTCCTCCGCCAGCTGAGGATTCTTGAGAACGTCAATCACCTTGAGGGCGTACACACCCTTGAACTCAGTCTCAAGAATGTTGCGCAGGGTTTTCAACGCCCGCATGGAGTTGGGGGTATTCCCCGCCACATAGAGCTTGAGGATGTAAGTCTTGCGTGGGCTCATGACGACACCACCTCCTCACCGAACTGCTCAGACCGAGCCAATTGAGACTCTGTCGGAATGGAACGGCGATACATCTCACAGAGATGGGCCATCACATCCAGCAGTGCCAAGCGGTAGTCCTGCAGAAAATCGTTCTTGTGCCCTTCAAGTCTGAGCTTCTTCCAGAAATCGTCAATCAAGTTCATGTGAATTTCCACAGCTCTTGTAATTGGCAGGTCACCAAAGAAGGCAGTATTCACGAAGCTTTCGAGAGCCTGGTTCGCCGCCGCTGGATCCCGGAAATAGCTGAGCAACAGATCGCGATAAGTGCGCTCCAACGACTTCAACAATTCCTCCTGCTCGCCAGGGGGAAGACGACTGAGAAAACGCGAGGGATCGCGTTTGTAAA contains these protein-coding regions:
- the kaiB gene encoding circadian clock protein KaiB, yielding MSPRKTYILKLYVAGNTPNSMRALKTLRNILETEFKGVYALKVIDVLKNPQLAEEDKILATPTLSKILPPPVRRIIGDLSDRERVLIGLDLLYDELTDSGLGSSFRDSLSDEDMVSTDS
- the kaiC gene encoding circadian clock protein KaiC, with protein sequence MKISGSTGSPQMQVQKLPTGIEGFDDVCHGGLPIGRSTLISGTSGTGKTVFSLHFLHNGIAHFDEPGIFVTFEESPLDILRNAASFGWNLQEMVEQDKLFILDASPDPDGQDVAGSFDLSGLIERINYAIRKYKAKRVAIDSITAVFQQYDAVFVVRREIFRLIARLKEIGVTTVMTTERIDEYGPIARYGVEEFVSDNVVILRNVLEGERRRRTVEILKLRGTTHMKGEFPFTMGAHGISIFPLGAMRLTQRSSNVRVSSGVQRLDDMCGGGFFKDSIILATGATGTGKTLLVSKFIEDACRNKERAILFAYEESRAQLLRNATSWGIDFEQMEQDGLLKIICAYPESTGLEDHLQIIKTEINQFKPSRMAIDSLSALARGVSHNAFRQFVIGVTGYAKQEEIAGFFTNTSEEFMGSHSITDSHISTITDTILMLQYVEIHGEMARALNVFKMRGSWHDKGIREFVITGNGPEIKDSFSNFERIISGVPHRITTDERSELSRIVRGVNPDA